Part of the Mycobacteriales bacterium genome, GCTGCGCATGCGGCAGCGCGATGTTCACGATCGACGCATCAAGAATGATCATCAGTTGGGCGAGGCCGATGACCCCGAGCGCGAGCCATCGCCGATCGCGAGGAGCAGGTGCCCGGGTCGCGGCAGCCCGGTCGAGTGTGGGTGCAGACATGCGGTTGTCTCCCTGACGAAGCGGATGATCCCTTGCGGATCGCCGAGCGGCGGCCTACGCTGGCGCCTAAGCGGAAGCAGCCTCCGTTAACTTACCGGAGGCACCCTCCGCTTTGTCAACGCCTTTCGTGATGTCTTTTTCGAGGCCGGGAGGAGCCGATGGGCCGCGCGCCGCGTGCCGACGCGTGCCGCAACCGCGACCGGCTGCTCGAGGCCGCCTCGGAGGCATTCGCCCGCGACGGTGTCGACGCGTCGCTTGAGAAGATCGCGAAGGCCGCAGGCGTGGGTATCGGCACGCTCTACCGGCACTTCCCCAACAAGGACGTGCTGATGGAGGCGGTCTACCGCCACAACCTCGACCAGATGCTGGCCGACGCCGACGAGCTGCTGGCCACCAAGCCGGCCGCCGAGGCGCTCGCCGAGTGGATGCAGCGCTTCGTCGCCTACGTGGCGACGAAGAAGGGCCTCGCCATGCATCTCAAGACCGTGGTGTCCGCCGACTCCGACCTGTTCACGAGCAGCCAGGAGCGGATGGGCGACACCATGCGGCGGATGGTGGAAGCCGGTGTCGCCGAGGGCGAGATCCGTCCCGACGTCGACCCGACCGACGTGCTGCGCGCCCTGGCCGGCGTGTGCATGACCAGCGACATGACGCAGTCACAGGAGCAGCCGTGCCGCATCGCACAGCTGCTGATGGACGGTCTGCGCTACGGCGCCGCGTCGGCAAGCCGCTGACCCACGCGACCGGGCATCCGCCGCGATCCAACCCCTAGGCTCGACCCCGTGAGGTGTACGCCGGGGTGACGCACGAGCCGTCCCTGCTGCTGGCTCTGGACCTGGCCGGCACCTTCGCATTCGGGCTCAACGGCGCGCTGACCGCGGTACGCGCCGTGCGGCTCGACATCGTCGGTGTCATCTCGCTCGGAATGGTCACGGCCCTGGGCGGCGGCATCATCCGCGACATCCTCATCAACGCGCTGCCGCCGGCCACCTTTCGCGACTGGCGCTACCTGTCGGTGGCGGCCGGCGGCGGGCTGGTCGCCTTCGCCGCCGGTCGCTGGTGGGATCGGCTGATGATGCCCATCACCGTGCTCGACGCTCTCGGGCTGAGCCTGTTCGCCGTCACCGGCTCGAGCAAGGCCCTGGGCTACGGTCTCGGCGTGGGGCAGGCGGTGATCCTGGGTGCCATCACCGGCGTGGGGGGCGGCACGCTGCGAGACGTGCTCATCCAGCGCGTGCCGACCGTGCTCACGAGCGGGCTCTACGCGATCCCCGCGCTGGTGGCGGCAGCCATCACCGTGGCGACGACCCGTGAGGGGGTCTACGGCGTACCCGCGGCTCTCGGCGCAGCCGCCGCGTGCTTCGTGATCCGCATGGTCGGGGTGCGCTACGGGCTCAACGCCCCCCGGCCACGTGGCGTCTCACCCGAGTAGGACGCGCTGACGGACTACGCAGCGGTGTCGCGACGATGCTGACGCTGCTTGGACCGTCCCGCGCGTAGCTGCCCCGGTGCGCGCCGGGCAGGTTGCGGTGACGACTGCAGCGGACGGACGGGGGTGCCGGACTCGGCGAGGCGGCGTACCTCCGAGTGGCCGGGATGGACGCGCGCCGACGTGGGCGTCACCTGCGCATCGCGATGCAGTCGGGTGACGGCGCGCTCCTGGTCCGGCTGGAT contains:
- a CDS encoding TetR family transcriptional regulator encodes the protein MGRAPRADACRNRDRLLEAASEAFARDGVDASLEKIAKAAGVGIGTLYRHFPNKDVLMEAVYRHNLDQMLADADELLATKPAAEALAEWMQRFVAYVATKKGLAMHLKTVVSADSDLFTSSQERMGDTMRRMVEAGVAEGEIRPDVDPTDVLRALAGVCMTSDMTQSQEQPCRIAQLLMDGLRYGAASASR
- a CDS encoding trimeric intracellular cation channel family protein, giving the protein MTHEPSLLLALDLAGTFAFGLNGALTAVRAVRLDIVGVISLGMVTALGGGIIRDILINALPPATFRDWRYLSVAAGGGLVAFAAGRWWDRLMMPITVLDALGLSLFAVTGSSKALGYGLGVGQAVILGAITGVGGGTLRDVLIQRVPTVLTSGLYAIPALVAAAITVATTREGVYGVPAALGAAAACFVIRMVGVRYGLNAPRPRGVSPE